The following coding sequences are from one Capsicum annuum cultivar UCD-10X-F1 chromosome 3, UCD10Xv1.1, whole genome shotgun sequence window:
- the LOC107864393 gene encoding uncharacterized protein LOC107864393 isoform X1 produces the protein MYMISFSIHKKQLSWEFLLVLLQAPWLQSFLGVHCVQLIGCQKQYPKEAWDDLQKFLSSSTGRAAINATQCRFEAATVIKKLCLKEFALHMVISMKKWLIQPQSGWQPIKITLAEIVADSGVVAAT, from the exons ATGTACATGATTTCTTTCTCCATTCATAAGAAGCAACTATCCTGGGAGTTTCTGCTCGTCCTTCTGCAAG CTCCTTGGTTACAAAGTTTTCTTGGTGTACATTGTGTTCAACTGATTGGATGTCAAAAG CAATATCCCAAAGAAGCATGGGATGACCTCCAGAAATTTCTCTCATCTTCTACTGGTCGAGCTGCCATAAACGCTACACAGTGCAG GTTTGAAGCAGCTACAGTTATTAAGAAATTGTGCCTAAAGGAGTTTGCTTTACACATGGTTATTAGCATGAAGAAATGGCTTATACAACCTCAATCCGGATGGCAACCAATTAAGATTACTCTTGCAGAGATTGTCGCCGATTCAGGGGTGGTTGCTGCAACATAA
- the LOC107864393 gene encoding uncharacterized protein LOC107864393 isoform X2 has protein sequence MLQPAPWLQSFLGVHCVQLIGCQKQYPKEAWDDLQKFLSSSTGRAAINATQCRFEAATVIKKLCLKEFALHMVISMKKWLIQPQSGWQPIKITLAEIVADSGVVAAT, from the exons ATGCTACAACCAG CTCCTTGGTTACAAAGTTTTCTTGGTGTACATTGTGTTCAACTGATTGGATGTCAAAAG CAATATCCCAAAGAAGCATGGGATGACCTCCAGAAATTTCTCTCATCTTCTACTGGTCGAGCTGCCATAAACGCTACACAGTGCAG GTTTGAAGCAGCTACAGTTATTAAGAAATTGTGCCTAAAGGAGTTTGCTTTACACATGGTTATTAGCATGAAGAAATGGCTTATACAACCTCAATCCGGATGGCAACCAATTAAGATTACTCTTGCAGAGATTGTCGCCGATTCAGGGGTGGTTGCTGCAACATAA